Below is a genomic region from Prochlorococcus marinus str. MIT 0918.
GCAAAGGAATAAATGCAGCCAATAAGACAACCTGCTGCAAAACATCATCATTGGAAGCAATAACTTTTGTTGTAAATGCATTTGCAATTACAAGCACAATCAACCAAACCACTCTTCTTCTAGCAACTGCAAATAAATCACTTTGAAAATAATCATCTTCATCTCCTGCTTGAACTGCACCCGCTGCATAGATATCTCGAGTCGCTTCTTGTTCAATTACATCGATTACATCATCAACGGTAACAATTCCAACCAAACGCTTTTCTCTATCTACTACTGGTAAAGCTAAAAAATCATATCTCTGTATGGCTCTAGCAACTTCTTCTTGATCAGTGTCAGTTCGAACATTTACTACATCTTTAGTCATCACATCTCCAATACTTGCTTCAGGATCTGCTGTTACTAAATCTCTCAACGATAATATTCCAGTTAAATGCCTCTCTCTATCAGTTACATAAAGGCTATAAATTGTTTCTGTATAAGGGGCCTGTCTCCTGACAATCGTTAATGCTTCAACTGCACTATGAAATTCCTTTAAATCAATAAATTCTGTGGTCATTAAACGCCCAGCAGTTTCAGGTTCATAACCAAGTAATTGGGCAGTAACTCTCCTTTCTTCAGGGCTTAATTCAGCTAATAATCTCCGAACAACTTTTGCAGGTAACTCATCAAATAATCTCACCCTGTCATCTGGAGACATGCTTTCCACTAATTCCAAAACCTCACCAGAGCGCAATCGATCAAGCAAACTCTGCTGAACAGCCGGTTCTAAATACTCATAAACTTCTATAGCCTCATTTTTACTTAATAATCTAAAAGCTAATGCCTGCAAGATTAAAGGTAAGTTTCCAATTGAATCAGCTATATCAACTGGCTGAACAGGTTCCAGTAAAGTTTTAACCCCATCATAATTACCAGCAGACAACATAGCTTCCAATTGCTGAGCTACAACCTCTGCTAATCGAGGTCCATTAACAGAAGAATCTCCATCAATAGATGCACCTATTGTTTCGTTCATCGGCGCACCAAAATGCAATCAATATTTTATGTCTATTAGGGAAAAAAAGATTGCTTTGTTTTTCTACCAATCCAAAAAGCAATAGCAAAAGCTAAAAATCCTACAATTAAGGTCACAGAAAGCAAAGCAAAAGCTTTAAGAAAAAAGCCATTTCTCATCAAATCCCATACATCAACCATCCAACCGCTATATGTAGTTAAAGCACCACAAAAACCAATTCCCAAAAAGATTTGAATATTAGATCGAAATTCAAGTCCAGATAATAAACCAATCAAAGAAGCTCCAAAGATATTTGCCAAGAAATCATTACCTAACTTCCAACGCAATAAAGCTCCTAAAATAGAAGCCACTACTAAAAAAAAATATTTAACCAACAGAAATAATAAAATAATTCATCTAAATATTGACTAAATTATATCCTATCGCCGCTGCAACTATTCCAAGAAATGTTGAGCAAAATAACCTTAAAAATAAATTATTCCAATTCTGATTAGTAATACAAGAGTAAAAATCAAAGATTAAAGCAGAAAAAGTACTCAAGCTTCCTAAAAAACCAATACATATTAATAGGAAAATTGGATGATTAATACTAAAGGATGATCTTATATTTTGTAGTCCAACAAAAAATCCTAAAAAGAATGTAGCTACCAAGTTGACTAATAATATTCCTTGAAAAGAAGATTTTCTTTTCACCATAAAAAGCCTAACAATATGCATTCGAATTATTGATCCAGGAGCGGCACCTAATCCAACATATAAATACGAATTATAATTATCTAGAAAATCAAACACTAATCCAACCACGAATAACTGAAGAAGGGATTTCAATAAAGTCAGGGGTGGCTAATTTAACATGCATCCAATTTTGACCTGATTCATTTACCCAAACTCTTACAACTTTAACCGGTGTTCCTGGTTGTATTTCTCGAAGTGGTTTTGAGATTAATGAAGGATCAGAGAAGAGAATACAAGATTCATTAGCAAAGAAAATCTCTTCAAAACGTTGACTTTGAATTATTTCTATTTTAGATCTATTGCCACCTCCTGCTGGTAAAGCAATAGGTGCTATCAAAGCAAATATTAATAAACACCCCCAGCGAAAAATAGAGCTCATTAAAAGTATTAAATATCTAATGAAGCCATGTCCATTTCTACACTGTGTGTTTCTATAAATTCTCTTCTTGGAGCAACCTTATCTCCCATAAGTATTGTGAAAATCCTATCAGCTTCTAAAGCATCTTCTATCTCTACTCTCTTCATCATTCTTGTAGAAGGGTCCATAGTAGTTTCCCATAATTGCTTAGGCATCATTTCACCTAAACCCTTAAATCTCTGAATTGTATAATTTGCTTTCTCACCAAAACTTGCTATTGTTTTTTTCAAATCAGATTCCTGATAACAATAAGTATGGTTCTTACCTCTTTCAACCTTATATAATGGCGGACAAGCAATATAAACATAACCTCCTTCTACCAGTTCTTTCTGATATCTATAAAAGAACGTAAGTAAAAGTGTACGGATATGAGCTCCATCAACATCAGCATCTGTCATAATTACAACTCTATGATATCTAAGATTTTTAAGTGAAAATTCCTCACCTTTAATACCTAAACCAAGTCCAGTTATGAGTGCTTGAATCTCTGTATTTTTATAAATCTTTGCATCATCTGTTTTTTCAATATTTAATATTTTTCCTCTCAAAGGCAATATTGCCTGAAACCTTCTATCTCTTCCTTGCTTTGCAGAACCTCCAGCAGAGTCGCCTTCCACGATATATATTTCCGATTCAGAAGGATCACGAGAACTACAGTCTGCTAATTTTCCTGGAAGAGTAGTACTCTCAAGAACACTTTTTCTGCGAACAAGTTCACGCGCACGTCTTGCAGCCTCTGCAGCATTAAAAGCTTGGATTGCTTTCTCTAGAATTAGATCAATCACAGATGGATTAAATTCCAAATATTGACTTAAAGATTCACCTACAAGACTGTCAACAATCCCTCTAACTTCAGTATTGCCTAATTTTGTTTTAGTTTGACCTTCAAACTCAGGTTCAGGAACTTTCACAGAAAGCACAACTGTTAACCCCTCTCGAATATTCTCTCCAGCAAGGTTTGAATCTCCCTCTTTTCGTTTACCTCGTTTTCGTGCAAATGTATTAAGTGTACGAGTTAAAACTGTTTTCAAACCTTCAATATGGGTTCCTCCATCAACTGTTCTAATGTTATTTGCAAAGCCGAGAATACTATCTGAATAAGCATCAATACACCACTGAAGAGCAGCTTCAACTTGTACACCATCTTTTTCAGAATTGACATATATAATTTCTGGATGCAAAGCATCTTTCTCAGAATTCATATAAGCAACATATTCTTTAATGCCTCCTTCATAAAAATAAACTTCTTCATACCCGATTCCCTTCTCATCAATTGCCGTTTTTCTTTCATCACGAAAAACAATTTTTACTCCACCATTTAAATAAGCTAATTCTCTTAATCTCGATGATAAAGTTCCATAATCAAAAGCAATTCCATTAGTAAATATTTGAGTATCAGGCTTAAAGGTAACTGTAGTGCCTGTAGTTTTGCTTTCTTCTTTTGATTGCTTTTCCGAACGAAGTGTTCCTACAGGAGCTCCTCTTTCAAACTTTTGATAATGAATATGTTCTTGTCTCCTAACAGTAACTTCAACCCATTCACTAAGAGCATTTACAACTGAAACCCCTACTCCATGTAATCCTCCTGAAACCTTATATCCACCACTGCCAAATTTTCCACCAGCATGAAGAACAGTCAAAACTGTTTCTAATGCACTTTTGCCAGTTTTCGGATGGACATCAGTTGGAATTCCACGTCCATTGTCACTAATTGAAGCTGAACCATCAGAGCAAAGAATAACAACTATTTCATTACAATGACCTGCTAGAGCCTCATCTACAGCATTGTCAACAACTTCATAGACGAGATGATGCAATCCTCTAGGCCCAGTGGAACCTATATACATTCCAGGCCTTTTGCGAACAGGTTCTAATCCCTCTAGAACCTGAATTTGTTCAGCGCCGTAAGCAGCCTGAACTTTCTTTACCTTGGATTCTTCGCTCATTCGTCTAGATATACCCAGGAAAGGTTGTTTGTAAAAGATGCAATGACAAAAAAACCTCTCCTTGGCATCTTCAATTTACCACTGGTAACCAAGAAAGGCTTGAAAGAAATTGCTAAAAAAGCAAAAGACTTCTTCAACTCAAACGATCCATTCTGCTAGAAAAAATTTATGCAAGGGAAAAAACCACTGATAATAGTTTTGCTAGGGCCAACAGCAAGTGGTAAAACTGATCTTGCTATCGAAATAGCCAAAAAGATAAAAGTCAATATTCACAATATTGATTCTCGTCAACTTTATAAAGAGATGGATATAGGTACAGCTAAGCCAACACTGGCGCAACAAGAAAAAATCAATCACTATCTTATTAATTTGAGAGCCCCTAATAATCCAATAACATTAAATGAATTTAAAAAAGAAGCCGAAATTAGTATTCAAAAAGAACTAAACATAAAAAATCGCAGTTTTCTTGTAGGGGGAAGTGGTCTTTATCTTAAAGCAATCATTTATGGGCTTTGTCCTCCCTCCGTACCTCCACAACCATTGCTTCGTGAAAAGTTTAAAAATATTGGACAATTAGAATGCCATCAAATACTTCAAAAATGTGATCCAATCGCAGGGGGAAAAATTTCACAAACAGATGCAATACGAACAGTGCGTGCATTAGAAGTATTTTTTGCAACAGGAAAAAAAATCAGTTCATTACAATCTTTGAAAGCGCCAAATTGGACTGTTTTGGAATTAGGTTTAAACCCTTCAAATCTTCATCAAAGAATTGCTGAGCGAACAAAAAATATATATGCAAAAGGTCTTGTAGAAGAAACTGAACAATTAGTTGAAAAATATGGACCAGAGCTTCCCTTACTTCAAACAATTGGTTACAAAGAGGCCTTGGCGTTAATTGAAGGAGAATATTCATTAGTTGAAGCCATCAATGTAACAACCAATCGCACTAATCAATTTGCAAAAAAACAAAGGACTTGGTTTCGCCATCAACATAATGCAAAATGGCTAAATGAAAAGAACTCTCTAGAAGAAGCTCTCTCTTTGATCAAAAACGTTATAGGGTGATCTCAGTAGATCTAAAATTTGGAGATTCCTTATTCGTTCTGCTTTATTCCTTAATCACACTGAATGCCACCACGTCCCCGGTTTGATCGACGCGCTCCAGTCAGAGAGCTACCCAACATTAATGAACGTATCAAATATCCAAAACTCAGGGTAGTTGATGCAGATGGAGCACAACTTGGAGTTATAAGCCGAGAAGAAGCTTTACAAGTAGCTCAAGATAGAGAGCTAGATCTTGTTTTAGTAAGTGAAAAAGCAGACCCACCAGTATGCAGAATCATGAACTATGGCAAATTTAAATTTGAGCAAGAAAAAAAAGCTAAAGAAGCCAAAAAGAAATCACATCAAACGGAAGTAAAAGAAGTCAAAATGCGATACAAAATTGATCAGCATGATTATCTAGTGCGTATTGGTCAAGCAACACGTTTTTTAAAAGCTGGCGACAAAGTTAAATGCACAGTTATTTTTAGAGGTAGAGAGATTCAGCATTCAAATCTTGCCGAATCTCTTCTTGCCAGAATGGCAAAAGACCTCGAAGAAGAAGCAGAAATTCAACAATCAGCAAAAAGAGAAGGAAGGAATATGATTATGTTTCTAACTCCAAGAAAGACTCCTCTTATCAAAAAAGAAAGTGAGGATAAAAAAAACAATTCAAAAGCTAAGCGAACAATTTAATCTTTCATTAAAAAACTATTGTTTAGATAACAATTTGCAAAACCTGTCACATAAGCTTAGGACAAACAAGCAATTGTCACCCAAGCATTAATTCTCTATTGTGACCACATTGAAACTTGGCATACAGGTGTGAAATTCCATATTCAACAGGAGAGTGACATCCCTGCCTCAACTCAACTGTACAATCAAATATGTTTTGCTATTGCTGCTAGGCACTATCCTCCTGGACATAGGCTCCCAAGCACGCGTCAATTAGCTATGCAAACTGGTTTGCATAGAAATACAATTAGCAAGGTATATCGGCAATTAGAAACCGATGGGGTTGTTGAAGCTATTGCTGGTTCAGGTATTTACGTTCGAGATCAACAAAAGCAAAGAGAGCTAAAGGAAGCTAATGCTCAAAGGAAAAAAGGGATTACTGATCTAGACCAAGAGGTCAGAAATAGCGTTGATGAATTACTTAATGCTGGATGTACTCTCCAACAAACAAGAGAGTTATTTGTGCAAGAAATTGACTGGAGACTGCGTTGTGGGGCAAGAGTTCTTATCAGTACACCAAGAGAGGATTTAGGTGCTTCTATGCTAATAGCTGAAGAATTAGGTCCAAACCTGAATGTTCCAATTGAAGTTGTTCCAATGGAAGAACTAGAAGCTGTTCTAGAAACTTCCAATATAGGAACTGTTGTTACTAGCCGTTATTTCCTTCAACCATTAGAAGAGTTAGCAAAACGACATAGTGTCAGAGCAATAGCAGTAGATCTCAGTGATTTTGAAAAAGAACTCAACCTACTCAAAGAGTTGCGAGCAGGAAGTTGTGTTGGAATTGTAAGTATTAGCCCAGGCATACTTAGAGCAGCGGAAGTGATTTTACACAGCATGAGAGGAAATGAACTCTTGCTTATGACTGCCAATCCTGACGTAGGAAGTAGACTACTAGCTCTTTTAAGAGCATCAAACTATGTTTTATGTGATAGTCCTAGTCTTCCAATAGTTGAACATACGCTTAGACAAAATCGCTCCCAACTCATTCGAATGCCACAAATTCACTGTGCAGAAAAATATCTAAGCGATTCAACTCTGGAACGCCTTCAAAAAGAAATTGGTCTTCTTAAATAACAATTTCCTTATTTCTTTGAGAAGATGCTTAAAGCTTTTTACTCAGATTTAGCGATTATTCGCGAAAGAGATCCAGCAGCAAGAGGAATTCTAGAAATAGTACTCTGCTATCCAGGATTTCAGGCAATAGTTCTTCATCGTATTAGCCACAAACTATGGAACAAAAGAATACCTCTTTTGCCAAGGGTTCTTAGTCAATTTACAAGGGCCGTGACAGGTATAGAAATTCATCCTGGTGCAAAAATAGGAAAAGGTGTTTTTATTGACCATGGAATGGGAGTTGTTATTGGCGAAACAACTGAAATAGGTAATCGATGCCTTCTATATCAGGGCGTCACACTAGGAGGTACAGGAAAAAGCCATGGGAAAAGGCATCCAACCTTATCTGAAAATGTTGTGGTAGGAGCTGGTGCAAAAGTTTTAGGGGCAATAAAAGTAGGAGCTAATACCAGAATTGGAGCAGGCTCAGTTGTAGTAAGAGATGTGGAAGCAGACAGTACAGTCGTTGGAATCCCTGGGAGGATTATTCATCAAAGTGGTGTTCGCATAAATCCTTTAGCCCACTCTGCCCTCCCTGATGCTGAAGCAACTATTATTAAAAACCTAATGGATAGAATCGACTGCTTAGAAAGTGAAGTGAGAACACTAAGTAATATTCTAGATGAATTAAATAAGGGTAATGTTACTCCTAACAAAATATTTTCTGGAGAAGCACAAAACCTCAAAGATAAGGAAATTATTGAATTTCTTGGAGATAATATTAAAGAAGATTAATTCTTTTCTGGTGGGGCAGGTTGAAACATAAACATAGAGTAAATAACATTTCTTCTCATATTTGTCATCATCTCAAGGAACATATCATACCCTTCATTTTTATATTCAATTAAAGGATCTTTCTGGCCATATCCTCTCAACCCTACAGATTCTCTTAAAGCATCCATAGCTTGTAAATGCTCTCTCCATAGTGTATCTATTTGTTGAAGAATAAAAAATCTTTCCGCTTCTCTCATAAGTCCTGGTCTATCTTTTTCAATTTGTGTTTCCTTTAAGTCATAAGCATTTCTTAATTGCTCTTGAAGAAATGCTTGCAACTCATCAATATCCAAACCTTTAATATCACTTGGTTTTAAATCATCTAATAG
It encodes:
- the infC gene encoding translation initiation factor IF-3, which translates into the protein MPPRPRFDRRAPVRELPNINERIKYPKLRVVDADGAQLGVISREEALQVAQDRELDLVLVSEKADPPVCRIMNYGKFKFEQEKKAKEAKKKSHQTEVKEVKMRYKIDQHDYLVRIGQATRFLKAGDKVKCTVIFRGREIQHSNLAESLLARMAKDLEEEAEIQQSAKREGRNMIMFLTPRKTPLIKKESEDKKNNSKAKRTI
- the gyrB gene encoding DNA topoisomerase (ATP-hydrolyzing) subunit B, yielding MSEESKVKKVQAAYGAEQIQVLEGLEPVRKRPGMYIGSTGPRGLHHLVYEVVDNAVDEALAGHCNEIVVILCSDGSASISDNGRGIPTDVHPKTGKSALETVLTVLHAGGKFGSGGYKVSGGLHGVGVSVVNALSEWVEVTVRRQEHIHYQKFERGAPVGTLRSEKQSKEESKTTGTTVTFKPDTQIFTNGIAFDYGTLSSRLRELAYLNGGVKIVFRDERKTAIDEKGIGYEEVYFYEGGIKEYVAYMNSEKDALHPEIIYVNSEKDGVQVEAALQWCIDAYSDSILGFANNIRTVDGGTHIEGLKTVLTRTLNTFARKRGKRKEGDSNLAGENIREGLTVVLSVKVPEPEFEGQTKTKLGNTEVRGIVDSLVGESLSQYLEFNPSVIDLILEKAIQAFNAAEAARRARELVRRKSVLESTTLPGKLADCSSRDPSESEIYIVEGDSAGGSAKQGRDRRFQAILPLRGKILNIEKTDDAKIYKNTEIQALITGLGLGIKGEEFSLKNLRYHRVVIMTDADVDGAHIRTLLLTFFYRYQKELVEGGYVYIACPPLYKVERGKNHTYCYQESDLKKTIASFGEKANYTIQRFKGLGEMMPKQLWETTMDPSTRMMKRVEIEDALEADRIFTILMGDKVAPRREFIETHSVEMDMASLDI
- the miaA gene encoding tRNA (adenosine(37)-N6)-dimethylallyltransferase MiaA; this encodes MQGKKPLIIVLLGPTASGKTDLAIEIAKKIKVNIHNIDSRQLYKEMDIGTAKPTLAQQEKINHYLINLRAPNNPITLNEFKKEAEISIQKELNIKNRSFLVGGSGLYLKAIIYGLCPPSVPPQPLLREKFKNIGQLECHQILQKCDPIAGGKISQTDAIRTVRALEVFFATGKKISSLQSLKAPNWTVLELGLNPSNLHQRIAERTKNIYAKGLVEETEQLVEKYGPELPLLQTIGYKEALALIEGEYSLVEAINVTTNRTNQFAKKQRTWFRHQHNAKWLNEKNSLEEALSLIKNVIG
- the epsC gene encoding serine O-acetyltransferase EpsC: MLKAFYSDLAIIRERDPAARGILEIVLCYPGFQAIVLHRISHKLWNKRIPLLPRVLSQFTRAVTGIEIHPGAKIGKGVFIDHGMGVVIGETTEIGNRCLLYQGVTLGGTGKSHGKRHPTLSENVVVGAGAKVLGAIKVGANTRIGAGSVVVRDVEADSTVVGIPGRIIHQSGVRINPLAHSALPDAEATIIKNLMDRIDCLESEVRTLSNILDELNKGNVTPNKIFSGEAQNLKDKEIIEFLGDNIKED
- a CDS encoding SH3 domain-containing protein, translated to MSSIFRWGCLLIFALIAPIALPAGGGNRSKIEIIQSQRFEEIFFANESCILFSDPSLISKPLREIQPGTPVKVVRVWVNESGQNWMHVKLATPDFIEIPSSVIRGWISV
- a CDS encoding fluoride efflux transporter FluC; translated protein: MASILGALLRWKLGNDFLANIFGASLIGLLSGLEFRSNIQIFLGIGFCGALTTYSGWMVDVWDLMRNGFFLKAFALLSVTLIVGFLAFAIAFWIGRKTKQSFFP
- a CDS encoding fluoride efflux transporter FluC — translated: MFDFLDNYNSYLYVGLGAAPGSIIRMHIVRLFMVKRKSSFQGILLVNLVATFFLGFFVGLQNIRSSFSINHPIFLLICIGFLGSLSTFSALIFDFYSCITNQNWNNLFLRLFCSTFLGIVAAAIGYNLVNI
- the mgtE gene encoding magnesium transporter — protein: MNETIGASIDGDSSVNGPRLAEVVAQQLEAMLSAGNYDGVKTLLEPVQPVDIADSIGNLPLILQALAFRLLSKNEAIEVYEYLEPAVQQSLLDRLRSGEVLELVESMSPDDRVRLFDELPAKVVRRLLAELSPEERRVTAQLLGYEPETAGRLMTTEFIDLKEFHSAVEALTIVRRQAPYTETIYSLYVTDRERHLTGILSLRDLVTADPEASIGDVMTKDVVNVRTDTDQEEVARAIQRYDFLALPVVDREKRLVGIVTVDDVIDVIEQEATRDIYAAGAVQAGDEDDYFQSDLFAVARRRVVWLIVLVIANAFTTKVIASNDDVLQQVVLLAAFIPLLIGTGGNVGAQSSTVVIRGLSTQRIQAFGLYKAIFREAIAGALLGLLMLLFVVPFAWWQGEGPLVGAAVGISLMAITTLAGTAGAALPLLFHRMGLDPALMSAPFITTATDVAGVWIYLSTASWLLQNIRS
- a CDS encoding GntR family transcriptional regulator, producing the protein MKFHIQQESDIPASTQLYNQICFAIAARHYPPGHRLPSTRQLAMQTGLHRNTISKVYRQLETDGVVEAIAGSGIYVRDQQKQRELKEANAQRKKGITDLDQEVRNSVDELLNAGCTLQQTRELFVQEIDWRLRCGARVLISTPREDLGASMLIAEELGPNLNVPIEVVPMEELEAVLETSNIGTVVTSRYFLQPLEELAKRHSVRAIAVDLSDFEKELNLLKELRAGSCVGIVSISPGILRAAEVILHSMRGNELLLMTANPDVGSRLLALLRASNYVLCDSPSLPIVEHTLRQNRSQLIRMPQIHCAEKYLSDSTLERLQKEIGLLK